In the Thermoanaerobacter uzonensis DSM 18761 genome, ACTTTTAGATTTGTTATATCTTCTCCTTCAAATAAAATCTGCCCTGAAGTCACTTTATATTTAGGATTCCCCATGATGGAATTGCACAACGTGCTTTTACCACCACCATTGGGTCCCATAATTGCATGTATTTCTCCTTTTTTTATTGTTAAATTAAGCCCTTTAAGAATATATTTGTCCTCAACTTCTACATGCAAGTCCTTTATTTCTAACAATGTTTCCCTCATCTTTTACAACTCCTTTTTAATTCCGACTATTTTAATAGGAATACTCAAGCAATACTATTATACACCACCTAAACAACCAAATCAATAGAAAAAGGCACAAAATTGATAATTATTTTCATTTAATAAACATATGTCAATAATTATTTACAAAAAATATAAGAAGTCGGGACTTCAATTTCCCCGACTTCTTATATTTCGTCAACTTCCACAAACTTAGCCAGTATGTCGTCTACTGGAATTATGAGATATTCCTCTCCCTCGTGTTTTATCTTTGTACCCGAAAACTCTTTATATATAACCCTATCCCCTACAGCAAGCTCATCGGAGGCACCAGCTGCAAGAGCTTCAATTACTCCCTGATTTAATTTTTCTTCAGCGGTCTTGGGAATTATTACTCCGCCTATCTTTTTCTCTTCAGGCTCTTTTTCCAATTTAATAAGTGCATGGCCATTTATAGGTTGTATTTTTGTCATAACTCCTTCTCCTTTCTTTTATTATTTTTTATCGTCCATTATTACATTATTTATTATACCTCACTTATAAGAAAAGGTACAAGAACAAAAACTTATTGTTCAGTAATTCCCAGCAATCTATTAAGCTTAGCTTTATCAAACCCTACTACAATTGTGCCATCAATATCCGTCTGAGGCACACCTCTTTGGCCGCTCCGCCTTACTAATTCTGCTGCCGCACTTGGATTTTTGCTCACGTCTACTTCTCTAAAAGGTATGTTGTGCTGCCTTAAATATGCCTTTGTAGCATTGCACCAGGGGCAAGAGGGAGTGGTGTAAACAGTTACTCTGTGGACCTTTTGACCTTTTCCATCAGAAACCTTTGAAGGAGCGACAACTAAAAGTTTTTCATAATATTCTTTGCTTTGAAGTCCAAATACAAACTGCCATGGCTCTTTATCCTTGAAAAGTATCACTGAAGGCACTACTTTGATTCCATATTGTGGATGAATATCTTTTATCTCAGATGCATTCACTACATAAACAGGCACTTTGGGATTGTCTTCACTGAATTTCTTCATAACTTCCAGGGCTTCAAGACTCTTTTGTGAAGAATTAGAATAGAACATTAGCATAAAAAATTCTTCTTTATTCTTTACTTCTTCAAAGTGCTGAGAATCCTTTATAAGCTCTAACATCAAATCACCTCTTTAAATATTTATGTTATCCAAAATCGAAAATTTATATGAGCAAAATCGCAATTCTTTTTTGTTATAAACTACTGCAGGCTACGGCTACCCCCCATAAGTATTGGGTCGCAATTTATATTATAAGGAAAACTATTTTAAAAATCAAGATATTTTTAACACTCCTCCTTATTGAATTAAGTAAGAGCCTCTCTGCTTTTAGAATGATAGATAAAAACTCCCCTTAGTTAGAGGGGAGTTTGTTTAATACGTACACTTTTTCCTTTTCAATATATTTTATTACTTCCCTATAAACGAATTCCTCAAAATATTTTGCCTCTTTATAGGTAAATATCCCTTCTTTCAAAACCGTATCATAGCAAAATATTGGAGAATATTCTTTTAATTTTTCTATTTTTTTAGCTTGCTCCTTTACCATTCTAAAAGCACCAATATTGACATCTTGTATACCTTCTTTAGGTATTTTTGAAAAAACATATCCCACAAAATTTTTATATATTTTTTCAAATCCTTCTATATACATCACTGGTTCAATAGAAATTCTAACTTTTAAGCCCTTTGATATAGCCCTTTTTATGCTTTCTATCCTTTTACCGAGAGAAGGTGTTAGTTTTTCATATTTATCGATGACCGGTTGGGGCAACAATGTCCATGCGAAAATTACATTAGAAGGTATGTCGATAGATTCTACGGAAGAAAAATTGGCGCTTTTTGTTCGTATTTCTATTACAAGGTTTTTATTCCCTTTGGCATATTCAATCCACTGTTTAGTAAAGCCTGTAAGGTATTCTAAAGCAAGTAAATCCGTCTCATAGGATATGCTTAAATAGACTTTCTGGTCTTGTGTAAGTTTATCTATCTCTTTAAAATAGTCCTCAATATTCACAAAAATAACAAGATGTCCTGAAGGATACATACCCTGTAAATAGCAATAATCACAATCATACATACAATTGAATATTATTGATGTATGGTAAAAATTAGAATTTTTAAAGTCTTCACAAAGCTTAGAACCTTTATATATAAAATCGTATCTTTTTTGGGCCAATATAAGATTTTGCCTTTCTTTTTGTATAAGGTAGTTTTGATTAGGTCTATTGAAAACCTCACTGTATCTGTCAATAAGCACCACTTTACTTTTAGGAAATTTCTTTAAAATATTTTGCGTTATAGGATTAGAAAGTATTTCCTTCTCAACGTAAATGTGAGAGAATTTTTTCAAAGGCCCTCTTCCTCTCTTCTTTATTATTTACCTGTACATCACAAAAGTTTTTTAAAAAATCTATATTTTTACCCTTTCTAACCTTATAATGTAGACAAGCTTTATAAAAAATTTGCCTTTGACTTACCGTAAGTTTTAGCTTTTGTGAAAGAAAATTTATAATTTCTCTTTCATAAAAGGAAAATATATCGATAGTTTTAAAACTATTTTTCAATATTTTAATAAATTCATCTATTTCCTTTAACTTGTTTTTTATTAACTCATAAATTTTATCTTTAGACACATCCTCGAAATCTGTACTATCAGAGACAATTTTTAAAATATAAATTCTGTGGGTCTCGAAAAACTTAGAGGCTGCTTGATAAAAACCGCTGGTTTCCATATCACAAAGTCTTGCTGTCATCAACTCTTTATCTTTCACTATATAATTAAAAGTCTCTATATCACTTTCCTCAAAAGGATGGTCTATCAAAATATCAGGTATATAATTTTTATGAGTTTCATTGTCTACAATTTTGTTAATAAGGTATATGTTCCCTATTTTTTCATTCATATCTTTCGAGCCACATACACCAATGTTTATTATAAAGCTTTGTGGATCCCACAAATATCGAGTTGCCGCATGAGAAACAGCTATACTGCTATTTATTTTGCCCACTCCTGTTACTACCAACGTTATTTCTTCATTTCTAAAAACTTGAAAATATCGATTTTCTACATCTTTTTTTAATCCAAAATATTCAATTAGAGGTTTTGCCTCAATATATAAAGCGGTTGCAATAAAGACCATCTTAGCACCTCTTTCAAAAACATATAAAATTTGTGTCAAGAGAATTCTCTTGACACAAATTTTTATAACCCCACTTTTTCTAGTAAAAGCTTCACATCTGCATCTCTTTCTAGTATATGGTCATTTAAAACCTCAAATTTTTTGTCAATCCGCTTAAATTGGAAGTTTATCTCAGTCAAAGATTCTGTATTTCTAGCTACTTGTTCAAATGTGCTTGTAACAACACTTTCAATTTTATCTATTCTTTGCTCAACTTTATCTAACCTTTTTTCAAAGTTATCCATCTTTATCTCGAAATTATCCAGCCTTACTTCAAAATTTCCCAACTTTCGCTCAAAACTACCCATCTTCTGTTCGAAATTATCCATTCTTTGTTCAAGATTGTCCATTCTCTTCTCAAAGCTATCCATTCTTTGTTCTAATTTGTCTATCCTTTTTTCAAACTCAGTAAATTTAACTTCTAATCTGTCAATGCGGTTTTCTACTTTCTCAAGCCTTGTGTCAATACTGTTAAGCCTTTCTAACACAAGGTTTAATAATTCTTCACTTGACACAAAAAGCTCCCCCTTTATTCTTTAATGACAAGCCTGTGATACTCTTTTTTGCCCTTTCTTATTAAAATGCTATTATCTTTTATCATCTCATCTTTTATATATTCATCAATACTTTCAACTTTTTCATTGTTTATATACAGTCCACCTTGTTGAACGAGCCTTCTGCCCTCACTCTTTGAAGGTATTATCTTTGCTTCAAAAAGCACATCTAAAATTTTTTTACCAAAAACATCAGAAGAGACAGTAACAGAAGGCACATTATCTAAATCTCCACCGCTTTCAAATAAAGCCTCTGCCGCCTTTTGGGCTTTTATAGCCTCTTCCTCTCCGTGTATAAGTTTTGTGACTTCATATGCCAATATTTTTTTAGCCTCGTTTATCTCTTTATCTTTTAATGCCCCTAATCTTCTCACTTCATCCATAGGCAAGAAAGTGAGAAGTGCCAGGGCCTTTTCCACATCCGCATCAGCTATATTTCTCCAGTATTGATAGAATTCATAAGGAGAAGTTTTATTAGGATCAAGCCATATTGCGCCTTTTTCAGTTTTCCCCATTTTCTTCCCTTCACTGGTGGTAAGTAAAGTAAATGTCATGCCATAAGCCTGTTTACCTTCTTTTTTTCGTATAAGCTCTATACCAGCAATAATATTAGACCATTGATCGTCTCCGCCCATTTGCATTACACAATTGTATCTTCTATTTAATTCAAGAAAATCATAGGCTTGCATAAGCATATAGTTAAACTCCAAAAAAGAAAGGCCTCTTTCTAATCGAGATTTAAAGCATTCTGCTGTAAGCATTCTATTTACAGAAAAATGAACTCCTATATCCCTTAAAAATTCAATATAGTTTAAGTCTAAAAGCCAATCAGCATTATTGGCCATAATGGCTTTGCCATCAGAAAAATCGATAAGCCTTTGCATCTGCTTTTTAAAAGCTTCAGCGTTTCTATCTATTTCCTCTTTAGTCATCATCTTTCTCATATCAGTCCTGCCGCTTGGGTCTCCTACCATCGCTGTGCCACCGCCTATTAACACAATAGGCCTGTGGCCTGCTTTTTGCATGTGAGACATCACCATAATTTGAAGAAAATGTCCCACATGTAAGCTATCAGCAGTAGGATCAAAGCCTATGTAAAAAGTAATTTTTTCTTTTTCTAAAAGTTCTCGTATTTCCTCTTCATGAGTCATTTGCTGAATATATCCTCTTTCTTGCAAAACATCAAGTACAGACACGATAATACCTCCATCATCTTATTTTTGTATATTGTATCAAATGAAAAGCATATTTTCAAATATTTTTGACAATATAATTTTATCACTTTATAATATTTACTATCAACAAATAAAAGAGAAGTGATTGTATGAATTACAAAGTTTGTGCTACAGGTAATAAAATAGAAAAGTTTTATTCTGATGCAATAAAAGAATATCAGAAGAGGCTGAGCCGATTTTGCAATATCACTTTTTTGAACTATAAAAATTTTCAAAAATTACATTTTAAAGAAATAGATAAATATTATAAAATAGTAATATCACCTGCAGGTAAATCTTTGTCTTCAGAGGAATTATCAGAAAAAATAAAAGAGTTTGAACTCACTGGAATAACAGATATATTAATAATCATAGGAAATGAAGAAATTCATTGTAATGAGGTCATAAGCATAAGTAGCATGAAAATGAGTTTAGGTTTGACTTCTACTATTTTCTTTGAACAGTTATATAGGGCATATAAAATTTTAAACAATGAACCTTATCACAAGTGATTTTCTCCACTAAAAGCTAAATAAATCTGCTCTAAAAGTATAAGTCTCATAAGCTGGTGAGGAAAAGTCATTTTAGAAAAAGAAAGATTTAAATGAGATTGTTTTTTTATATTTTCCCACAATCCCAACGAACCACCTATTACAAAGGTCATTTCTCTGTAACCAGATTGAAAAGTAGTCTTTATGAACTGTGAAAACTTGTATGAGTCTATTTCTTTTCCTTCTATAGCAAGAGAAACAACAAAGCTTCCCTTTTTTATTTTAGAAAGAACCCTCTCTCCTTCTTTACGCAAAATCTCCTCTTTTTCCTTTTGACTTAAATTTTGAGGAGTTTTTTCTTCCTCTACTTCTTTAATCTCTATTTCACAATAAGGGCGCAATTTTTTTAAATAAAAATATATACCATTATTTATATAGTTCTCCTTCATTTTCCCAACTGCTATTATATGTATTTTCATTATTACTTCCCTCATTTTTAAACTACAAGGTATTTAGGTGGCTCATCGCAAAAATCACATTTATGAGGTACCAGCCAATCAGTAAAAGAAACTTCATCCAATTTGTAAATATCCGGTGGCTGTTCGTACACTTCGACAAATTCTTCGATGGCATCCTCTAAATGCTTTTCACACACAACAAACATAAAACCTCTCCTATTCTCCGAGAGTTATAGTAGTATATCCTGTCTTTCCCGATACGGTTTGGTACTTAACTTTTATTTTGTCACCTGGATTTTTTTCATAAACAATACATTTTAAACTTGTCATAGTATTTACAGGTCTTTCATCTATCTCCAAAATAATATAGCCTTTTTTAATGCCAGCTTTATAAGCAGGACCTTTAGGGTCAATATCTGCCACATATATCCCCTCATATATATAAACATCTGCGGAAATGTAACTGGCAATTTCCCTATCATAGGCAACTATACCAATATAAGGCGCTTTAAATGTGCCCGTTTCTACCACTTTTTTTAGTATAGGCTTTACAATATTTATAGGTATAGCAAAGCCCAACCCCTCAGCAGTTGTTACCTTCGCAGTATTTATTCCAATTGCATAGCCTTGCGAATCCACTAAAGGCCCTCCGCTATTCCCTGGATTTATAGAAGCATCTGTCTGTATCAAGTCTTCCATGATTCGCGGTTTTCCATCCTCAGTAATGGGAAGGCTTCTATTTAAAGCGCTTATTATTCCAGAAGTAACCGTTCTTTGAAACCTAAGACCTAAAGGATTTCCAATTGCTATTGCGGTTTGTCCTACTGATATCTTGTCAGAATCTCCCAAAGCTATAATTGGTAAATCTTTTTCATCAATTTTTAAAATAGAAAGGTCTAAAACAGGGTCAGTCCATAAAACTTTACCCGGAAGTATACTGCCATTGCTTAAATATACCTTTATATTTTTGGATTTTTCATTTGCTACATGATTGTTTGTTATGATATAACCGTTAGGATTTACTATAAATCCTGAGCCTATACCCTCCACAGCCTTTTCTAAAAAATAATACTCTCTTTGAAATTCTACAGTAGTAATCCCTACAACAGCAGGAG is a window encoding:
- a CDS encoding co-chaperone GroES; this translates as MTKIQPINGHALIKLEKEPEEKKIGGVIIPKTAEEKLNQGVIEALAAGASDELAVGDRVIYKEFSGTKIKHEGEEYLIIPVDDILAKFVEVDEI
- a CDS encoding glutaredoxin domain-containing protein, with translation MLELIKDSQHFEEVKNKEEFFMLMFYSNSSQKSLEALEVMKKFSEDNPKVPVYVVNASEIKDIHPQYGIKVVPSVILFKDKEPWQFVFGLQSKEYYEKLLVVAPSKVSDGKGQKVHRVTVYTTPSCPWCNATKAYLRQHNIPFREVDVSKNPSAAAELVRRSGQRGVPQTDIDGTIVVGFDKAKLNRLLGITEQ
- a CDS encoding SPL family radical SAM protein; the encoded protein is MKKFSHIYVEKEILSNPITQNILKKFPKSKVVLIDRYSEVFNRPNQNYLIQKERQNLILAQKRYDFIYKGSKLCEDFKNSNFYHTSIIFNCMYDCDYCYLQGMYPSGHLVIFVNIEDYFKEIDKLTQDQKVYLSISYETDLLALEYLTGFTKQWIEYAKGNKNLVIEIRTKSANFSSVESIDIPSNVIFAWTLLPQPVIDKYEKLTPSLGKRIESIKRAISKGLKVRISIEPVMYIEGFEKIYKNFVGYVFSKIPKEGIQDVNIGAFRMVKEQAKKIEKLKEYSPIFCYDTVLKEGIFTYKEAKYFEEFVYREVIKYIEKEKVYVLNKLPSN
- a CDS encoding 5'-methylthioadenosine/S-adenosylhomocysteine nucleosidase family protein, translating into MVFIATALYIEAKPLIEYFGLKKDVENRYFQVFRNEEITLVVTGVGKINSSIAVSHAATRYLWDPQSFIINIGVCGSKDMNEKIGNIYLINKIVDNETHKNYIPDILIDHPFEESDIETFNYIVKDKELMTARLCDMETSGFYQAASKFFETHRIYILKIVSDSTDFEDVSKDKIYELIKNKLKEIDEFIKILKNSFKTIDIFSFYEREIINFLSQKLKLTVSQRQIFYKACLHYKVRKGKNIDFLKNFCDVQVNNKEERKRAFEKILSHLR
- a CDS encoding Dynamitin encodes the protein MSSEELLNLVLERLNSIDTRLEKVENRIDRLEVKFTEFEKRIDKLEQRMDSFEKRMDNLEQRMDNFEQKMGSFERKLGNFEVRLDNFEIKMDNFEKRLDKVEQRIDKIESVVTSTFEQVARNTESLTEINFQFKRIDKKFEVLNDHILERDADVKLLLEKVGL
- the tyrS gene encoding tyrosine--tRNA ligase, which produces MSVLDVLQERGYIQQMTHEEEIRELLEKEKITFYIGFDPTADSLHVGHFLQIMVMSHMQKAGHRPIVLIGGGTAMVGDPSGRTDMRKMMTKEEIDRNAEAFKKQMQRLIDFSDGKAIMANNADWLLDLNYIEFLRDIGVHFSVNRMLTAECFKSRLERGLSFLEFNYMLMQAYDFLELNRRYNCVMQMGGDDQWSNIIAGIELIRKKEGKQAYGMTFTLLTTSEGKKMGKTEKGAIWLDPNKTSPYEFYQYWRNIADADVEKALALLTFLPMDEVRRLGALKDKEINEAKKILAYEVTKLIHGEEEAIKAQKAAEALFESGGDLDNVPSVTVSSDVFGKKILDVLFEAKIIPSKSEGRRLVQQGGLYINNEKVESIDEYIKDEMIKDNSILIRKGKKEYHRLVIKE
- a CDS encoding 23S rRNA (pseudouridine(1915)-N(3))-methyltransferase RlmH gives rise to the protein MNYKVCATGNKIEKFYSDAIKEYQKRLSRFCNITFLNYKNFQKLHFKEIDKYYKIVISPAGKSLSSEELSEKIKEFELTGITDILIIIGNEEIHCNEVISISSMKMSLGLTSTIFFEQLYRAYKILNNEPYHK
- the rlmH gene encoding 23S rRNA (pseudouridine(1915)-N(3))-methyltransferase RlmH, which produces MKIHIIAVGKMKENYINNGIYFYLKKLRPYCEIEIKEVEEEKTPQNLSQKEKEEILRKEGERVLSKIKKGSFVVSLAIEGKEIDSYKFSQFIKTTFQSGYREMTFVIGGSLGLWENIKKQSHLNLSFSKMTFPHQLMRLILLEQIYLAFSGENHL
- a CDS encoding CxxH/CxxC protein; this translates as MFVVCEKHLEDAIEEFVEVYEQPPDIYKLDEVSFTDWLVPHKCDFCDEPPKYLVV
- a CDS encoding S1C family serine protease, whose translation is MQRQLKSFFAIVIITTLASSLIFIYIAPKYLWGKVIPIPYPPSSGIRTEIVIPTKESPTIAEVVAKKDTPAVVGITTVEFQREYYFLEKAVEGIGSGFIVNPNGYIITNNHVANEKSKNIKVYLSNGSILPGKVLWTDPVLDLSILKIDEKDLPIIALGDSDKISVGQTAIAIGNPLGLRFQRTVTSGIISALNRSLPITEDGKPRIMEDLIQTDASINPGNSGGPLVDSQGYAIGINTAKVTTAEGLGFAIPINIVKPILKKVVETGTFKAPYIGIVAYDREIASYISADVYIYEGIYVADIDPKGPAYKAGIKKGYIILEIDERPVNTMTSLKCIVYEKNPGDKIKVKYQTVSGKTGYTTITLGE